In a single window of the Nitrospira sp. MA-1 genome:
- the yajC gene encoding preprotein translocase subunit YajC, whose protein sequence is MNLDSYAWAQAGGAGPDSSAGLLSLIPFLLIFVVFYFLLILPQQRRQKKQRELLDSLKKGDKVITSSGIWGTVTNLDKETATLQVADNTKIRLQRDHVASIRTSNES, encoded by the coding sequence ATGAATTTAGATTCCTATGCCTGGGCCCAAGCCGGAGGAGCCGGCCCCGATTCCTCAGCCGGCTTATTATCGCTCATTCCTTTTCTTCTAATTTTTGTAGTGTTTTATTTTTTGCTTATTTTGCCGCAGCAACGTCGACAAAAAAAACAACGGGAATTGTTGGATAGCCTCAAAAAAGGCGATAAGGTGATTACGTCTTCAGGGATTTGGGGAACCGTGACCAATTTGGATAAGGAAACGGCTACCCTACAAGTCGCGGATAATACAAAAATCCGGTTGCAACGCGATCATGTCGCGAGCATCCGTACGTCGAATGAATCATGA
- the tgt gene encoding tRNA guanosine(34) transglycosylase Tgt, whose amino-acid sequence MREGQAFTKIMPQEPSISQSGPNRFHIQHTVPSGRARGGRLFTAHGEIETPAFMPVGSQGTVKGLDPKEVRECGFHMILANAYHLFLRPGHELIESLGGLHAFMQWSGAILTDSGGYQMVSLADLCKVTEEGVGFRSHIDGAWHLLSPEKSMAIQVALGSDIMMVLDHCPTFPCTEQQAREAVQRTTRWAKRCAVVPRKEHQWLFGIVQGGVFTQLREESTQELVNLNMDGYALGGLSLGEEKPAMLTMIETVIDQLPPSHPRYLMGVGLPEDIVEGVAQGLDLFDCVIPTRHGRTGWLFTSTGKVLIKQARYSRDPNPIDAECGCPVCHRFSRAYLRHLFLSHEMLGVRLNTVHNLWYYGSLMKGLRQAISANQFDDYRRDFYRRRECDPSETLIQDVTT is encoded by the coding sequence GTGCGTGAAGGTCAAGCATTCACGAAGATAATGCCTCAAGAGCCATCCATCTCACAGTCAGGTCCAAATCGTTTCCATATTCAGCATACTGTGCCTTCGGGTCGTGCGAGGGGTGGACGATTATTTACCGCCCATGGAGAGATCGAGACTCCGGCTTTTATGCCGGTTGGCTCACAGGGGACGGTCAAGGGACTGGACCCGAAGGAAGTCCGCGAATGCGGGTTTCATATGATTTTGGCGAATGCCTATCATCTCTTTTTGCGACCTGGCCATGAACTCATTGAATCTCTGGGAGGGCTTCATGCCTTTATGCAATGGTCCGGAGCGATTTTGACTGATAGTGGTGGGTACCAGATGGTGAGCCTGGCAGATCTTTGTAAGGTGACGGAGGAGGGAGTCGGCTTTCGTTCCCATATCGACGGTGCGTGGCATTTACTCTCACCGGAAAAAAGTATGGCCATCCAAGTCGCACTTGGATCCGATATTATGATGGTTCTTGACCATTGTCCGACCTTTCCTTGTACCGAGCAGCAAGCGCGCGAAGCCGTACAGCGAACGACCAGGTGGGCCAAGCGATGTGCGGTGGTGCCGAGAAAAGAGCACCAATGGTTGTTTGGAATTGTTCAGGGTGGAGTCTTTACCCAGTTGAGGGAAGAGTCGACTCAGGAGTTGGTTAATCTGAACATGGATGGGTATGCCTTGGGTGGATTATCCTTGGGGGAAGAAAAGCCGGCCATGTTGACCATGATCGAGACGGTCATTGATCAGCTTCCCCCTAGCCACCCGCGTTACTTAATGGGAGTTGGGCTTCCTGAAGATATTGTGGAAGGGGTAGCCCAAGGATTGGATTTATTTGATTGCGTCATCCCGACCCGCCATGGAAGAACTGGCTGGCTGTTTACCTCTACAGGGAAGGTGTTGATTAAACAGGCCCGCTACTCCCGTGATCCAAATCCCATTGATGCCGAATGTGGGTGTCCTGTATGCCACCGGTTTTCCAGGGCATATTTACGACACCTGTTTTTATCGCATGAAATGTTGGGTGTACGTCTGAATACGGTCCATAATCTTTGGTATTATGGCTCGCTCATGAAGGGGTTGCGACAAGCTATCAGCGCGAATCAGTTTGACGACTATCGGAGAGATTTTTACCGGCGACGCGAATGTGATCCGAGTGAAACGCTCATTCAGGATGTGACGACCTGA
- the argS gene encoding arginine--tRNA ligase → MEKILQNQVIEAIGVILSTAKESGELMVDTIPSIVVEPPKRPEWGDFSSSVAMTLASQARQPPLNVAELLAAGLRAQFSDLFVHVNVVPPGFLNLTLHPIRWIQVLRMIQDKGSLYGTSDIGKGKRILLEFVSANPTGPLHVGHGRGAALGQAIASLLKSTGFSVFREYYINDAGRQLQLLGRSVHARYREHWGKPSSFPEDGYHGDYIKIVAESVAKTHGQTLLEDSSEKAETLCAQLASQMLLDRIKEDLATFGVEFETWFSETSLHTTGLIQQSLDELRQKRLLIEEEGAWWFRSSQFGDEKDRVAQKQDGSYTYLAADIAYHRQKLERGFDTLINIWGADHHGYIPRMEATVQAFGFAKETLRIVLVQMVSLRRGGQKIEMSKRAGEFVTLREVIDEVGPDAAKFFFLMRRADTHLDFDLDLAKQQSSDNPVYYVQYAHARLASLFRVAQERQVRLPVIQDVKQALLIQDEELGLIKTLAQYPLVVESSALALEPHRVTFYLQELAAQLHAYYNKNRVLPSLDSERDTGGRGENIKFETSGNTGALNQELRYESISPDLTAARLALLRQVQTVLGNGLSLLGISAPEKM, encoded by the coding sequence GTGGAGAAAATCCTCCAAAACCAAGTCATTGAGGCCATTGGGGTTATCCTTAGCACGGCCAAGGAATCCGGCGAGTTAATGGTGGACACGATTCCTAGCATCGTTGTGGAACCTCCTAAACGACCGGAATGGGGAGACTTTTCTTCTAGTGTCGCAATGACATTGGCCTCACAAGCTCGACAACCACCTTTGAATGTAGCCGAACTGTTGGCAGCAGGCCTTCGTGCGCAGTTTTCAGATCTATTCGTCCACGTTAACGTTGTCCCTCCAGGATTTTTGAATTTGACCCTCCATCCCATCCGGTGGATTCAAGTCCTACGGATGATTCAGGACAAGGGATCGTTATATGGAACCAGCGACATTGGAAAAGGGAAACGCATCCTCCTGGAGTTTGTGAGCGCGAATCCGACAGGGCCGTTGCATGTCGGCCATGGACGAGGAGCGGCATTGGGGCAAGCCATTGCCAGCTTATTGAAATCTACCGGATTTTCAGTTTTCCGTGAATATTATATTAACGATGCCGGTCGCCAATTACAGTTGTTGGGTCGTTCCGTCCATGCCCGTTATCGAGAGCATTGGGGCAAACCGTCATCGTTTCCCGAGGATGGCTATCATGGAGACTATATAAAAATTGTGGCTGAATCGGTGGCGAAGACTCATGGGCAAACCTTACTGGAGGACTCATCGGAAAAGGCGGAGACACTCTGTGCGCAATTGGCCAGTCAGATGCTTTTGGATCGAATCAAAGAAGATTTGGCCACATTTGGTGTTGAATTTGAAACCTGGTTTAGCGAGACATCCCTGCATACGACTGGTCTTATTCAACAATCGTTGGACGAACTTAGACAGAAAAGGCTGCTCATAGAAGAGGAGGGAGCCTGGTGGTTTCGTTCATCTCAGTTTGGAGATGAAAAAGATCGTGTGGCTCAAAAACAGGATGGGAGCTATACCTATTTAGCGGCCGATATAGCCTACCATCGACAAAAATTAGAACGTGGTTTTGATACCTTAATAAATATTTGGGGTGCTGATCATCATGGCTATATTCCACGGATGGAAGCCACAGTTCAAGCGTTTGGCTTTGCCAAAGAGACTTTGCGGATCGTTTTGGTGCAAATGGTGAGTCTGCGACGTGGTGGGCAAAAAATTGAGATGTCGAAGCGAGCTGGTGAATTTGTGACCCTACGCGAGGTGATTGATGAGGTGGGTCCAGATGCCGCTAAGTTTTTTTTCCTGATGAGACGAGCCGATACGCATTTGGATTTTGACTTGGATTTAGCCAAACAACAGTCTTCGGATAATCCCGTCTATTATGTTCAGTATGCGCATGCTCGATTGGCCAGTCTCTTTCGAGTGGCCCAGGAACGCCAAGTACGCCTTCCGGTCATCCAGGACGTTAAGCAGGCATTATTGATTCAGGATGAAGAGTTGGGGCTTATTAAAACATTGGCACAATATCCTTTGGTGGTCGAAAGCAGTGCTCTCGCGTTAGAGCCTCATCGGGTGACGTTTTATCTCCAAGAGCTTGCTGCGCAATTGCATGCCTACTACAACAAAAATCGGGTCCTTCCCTCATTGGATTCTGAGAGGGACACTGGGGGTAGGGGAGAAAATATTAAATTCGAGACAAGTGGGAATACTGGAGCATTGAATCAGGAGCTCAGGTACGAAAGTATTTCGCCGGATTTGACCGCCGCTCGCTTAGCCCTGCTTCGGCAAGTCCAGACGGTTCTTGGTAATGGGCTATCTCTCCTGGGAATATCCGCACCGGAGAAAATGTAA
- a CDS encoding glycosyltransferase family 9 protein → MVDRYVEILQPWARTTEVRSDIGAHERPARHLVFHKSLSLRVHSPIKEPLIVLHVGSGCRYKCASPMFWASIVNGLMRTNPKRKICLVGGPADIDSLRNVQGLLTDIEYATLTGMDLLQVAKYLQYAQIFIGHDSGLSHFAASFGISSVLLFGPTDPAKWAPQGAHVTIIRKSCHCIGKTSIAGCMDRQCLSVSPLEVLGKVEEVLCGVKTAVNYPAFECVDEDLTVPCLG, encoded by the coding sequence ATGGTTGATCGGTATGTTGAAATACTTCAACCTTGGGCTAGGACGACAGAGGTCCGGAGTGACATAGGAGCACATGAGAGGCCTGCACGGCATCTTGTTTTCCACAAATCACTCTCGTTAAGAGTCCATTCTCCCATCAAGGAGCCACTTATTGTTCTTCATGTTGGAAGCGGGTGTCGATATAAATGTGCCTCTCCGATGTTTTGGGCGAGTATTGTAAATGGCCTGATGAGGACGAATCCGAAACGGAAGATTTGTCTTGTAGGAGGACCCGCAGATATTGACTCTCTTCGAAATGTGCAAGGGTTACTGACTGACATTGAGTATGCCACTCTTACCGGAATGGATCTGCTTCAGGTCGCAAAATATTTACAATATGCCCAAATATTTATTGGGCATGATTCTGGACTTTCGCATTTCGCTGCAAGCTTTGGCATTTCTTCCGTATTGTTGTTTGGGCCAACCGATCCGGCAAAATGGGCGCCGCAGGGAGCTCATGTAACCATTATACGAAAATCCTGTCATTGCATTGGTAAGACGTCCATTGCTGGTTGTATGGATAGACAATGTCTTTCTGTTTCTCCACTTGAAGTCCTCGGAAAGGTTGAAGAGGTATTATGTGGAGTGAAGACAGCCGTAAATTACCCAGCCTTTGAGTGCGTTGATGAAGACTTAACTGTGCCTTGCCTTGGTTAG